From the Streptococcus sp. 29887 genome, one window contains:
- a CDS encoding HTH domain-containing protein, translated as MGKEVSEKLKILDSKPRLKALFIFLFRSEDFVTSSYIAETLNVTSRTIKSDINELKSCIQDLGSIESKRSFGYKLHINNPSYIEQIKELFQIFPSVKLENEKDTFVLYILRRLVSSTIPLKIEDFQSELLTTSPLTRELQEVKNLVSKYGLTLQMRPKYGIEIVGPQFKKVMLTIRIYRYFDRYTTYKSGVPDYENLFACSDFDKELIRKTILSSITKSRIVFSDLNIERFIIYLIYFRNNYYQKNQDLELQPINFCYESTDEHKLVVEIIEKLNSRLYGFVFEKEIIQFLTYIAVISTDLYRFSDCSSENYSQLIILAQETRNFILRELSDYFRFDFFEDYTCFKDTLKIMLPISLKILLKVSDSIDLRYKDFSRKDEQPILRYFVEKLSSKFYEKYTYEFSKRELDILYLTFLGVLNRIVLDRKKLRLAIIAIDGRLSTQQLKFNLQHYFSNYIERIETKTLYELNYSDDKNYDYYLCSNFGKNLNISQNPIYYVKDGLSEFDYDDSFSTIFFDSYSYDTKFPAIEFRNNFIEIEPTDNFEIIEIENNGIKIRFNLELSSEENNIIVYRNLSQEYIIDVHINVENNPQRLKMLLNILNSMVLRSDLLSNSHISYHDLLI; from the coding sequence GTGGGTAAGGAAGTATCGGAGAAACTAAAAATCTTAGATAGTAAACCTAGACTTAAGGCGTTGTTTATCTTCCTTTTTCGTTCAGAAGATTTTGTAACGAGTTCGTATATAGCTGAAACGCTAAATGTGACATCACGAACAATAAAGTCAGATATCAATGAATTAAAATCATGTATCCAGGATTTAGGAAGTATTGAATCCAAACGGTCATTTGGTTACAAATTGCATATCAATAATCCTAGTTATATAGAGCAAATCAAAGAGCTATTTCAGATATTTCCCTCTGTCAAGTTAGAAAATGAGAAAGATACATTTGTCTTATATATTCTTAGAAGGCTGGTATCATCTACAATACCACTCAAAATTGAAGACTTTCAGAGTGAACTACTCACGACTAGTCCTTTGACAAGAGAATTACAGGAGGTGAAAAATCTCGTTTCGAAATATGGACTAACACTCCAGATGCGTCCGAAGTATGGTATCGAGATTGTTGGCCCACAATTTAAGAAAGTGATGCTGACAATCAGAATATATAGGTATTTTGATAGATACACTACTTATAAGTCAGGGGTACCTGATTATGAAAATTTGTTTGCTTGTTCCGATTTTGACAAGGAACTTATCCGAAAAACAATTTTAAGCTCAATTACTAAATCTCGGATAGTTTTTTCGGACCTTAATATTGAAAGATTTATCATCTATTTAATTTATTTCCGAAATAATTATTATCAGAAAAATCAGGATCTAGAACTACAACCAATAAATTTTTGTTATGAATCTACGGATGAACATAAATTGGTTGTTGAAATTATTGAGAAATTAAATAGCCGTCTGTATGGATTTGTTTTCGAAAAAGAAATAATTCAGTTTTTAACTTACATTGCTGTTATAAGTACGGATTTATATAGATTCTCAGATTGTTCTAGTGAAAATTATAGTCAGCTTATTATACTAGCTCAAGAAACAAGAAACTTTATCCTTAGAGAGTTATCAGATTACTTCAGATTTGATTTCTTTGAAGATTACACTTGTTTTAAAGATACTTTGAAAATAATGCTTCCGATTAGCTTAAAAATACTGCTGAAAGTATCAGACAGTATTGATTTACGCTATAAGGATTTTAGTAGGAAGGATGAGCAACCAATTTTAAGGTATTTCGTAGAGAAATTATCTTCAAAATTTTACGAGAAGTATACTTATGAGTTTTCGAAAAGAGAGCTAGATATACTATATCTGACATTCTTAGGTGTACTTAATCGTATTGTACTTGATCGAAAAAAATTAAGACTAGCCATTATAGCCATTGATGGTCGATTGTCAACTCAGCAGTTGAAATTCAATCTGCAACACTATTTTTCAAATTATATAGAAAGGATCGAAACAAAAACATTATATGAATTAAATTACAGTGACGATAAAAACTATGATTATTACCTTTGTTCCAACTTTGGTAAGAATTTAAATATTTCACAAAATCCAATTTACTATGTAAAAGATGGTTTGTCAGAATTTGATTATGATGATTCTTTTAGTACGATATTTTTTGATTCGTATTCGTATGATACGAAGTTCCCAGCAATAGAATTTCGGAATAATTTTATTGAAATTGAGCCTACGGATAATTTTGAAATCATTGAAATTGAAAATAATGGTATAAAAATAAGATTTAACCTGGAGCTTTCATCTGAGGAGAATAATATTATTGTATATCGGAATCTATCTCAAGAATATATTATTGATGTGCATATAAACGTTGAAAATAATCCTCAGCGTTTAAAAATGCTGTTAAATATCCTTAATAGTATGGTCTTAAGAAGTGATTTGCTTTCTAATAGTCATATTTCTTATCATGATTTATTGATATAA
- a CDS encoding ElyC/SanA/YdcF family protein translates to MFNTNNNSCRARKFKALKLTSISTLALFWLLSSGPNVQALDNNSGNLPTSVSVTSTIDSSQSIDITTSEISTETGVAENETTTLISTDDSAPGVQTRAYSAASDTEEASISKDFYENLTNERVDYTSEIGFDFYSELPAPGAKADGRGEPLEKLISNYGDSYANDSILSEDVIRFRRWEWQDLYKSLDQKAQENPDYLNTYRLQAEVYLVNKNYKEAFSQLDRILRRDPSDIHALSLSILAAKVTGEKEQVKNRLAALKYISPEAEEAVHNVLKFSDSNNAKKVNYGSDQLTDMVPDVIAVFGQSPNPDGTPSPALITRLEKTKEMAERYPDIPIVLSGGPVRYEYAEADVMAKWLVENGISADRLILDDIARDTPGNAVGMVKAFKEFGAKNVLAVGTILHLPRATTVLKVYADAVGYDITIDSAGGGTPPSGSKQEGERLYTYVNALRAGFLYTKDDFDKFSRRTVKVTFKDHDGKVIEEREYKLGEKVDFPTLARDGFSLKGWATNSEGIKLDEFFPKLDTKLYAIWEKNPDNLPSEKPKEPIQTGSNVVVTEAPEAKESNKKAESSAIVTKVSEDKKHSLPETASAVSQTKSLPKTNSVNNLSYSLFGFCLVGLSFTGRKKRSKNNI, encoded by the coding sequence ATGTTCAATACAAATAATAATTCTTGCAGAGCAAGAAAGTTTAAAGCATTGAAATTAACTTCAATTTCTACACTGGCTTTATTCTGGCTTTTGTCATCAGGTCCAAATGTACAGGCTTTAGATAATAATAGTGGAAACTTGCCTACTAGCGTTTCTGTTACTAGTACTATTGATAGCTCACAAAGTATTGATATTACTACTTCAGAAATTAGTACAGAGACAGGAGTAGCTGAAAACGAAACAACTACTTTAATTAGTACTGATGATTCAGCACCTGGAGTGCAAACTAGAGCATATTCAGCTGCATCAGATACCGAGGAAGCTTCAATTTCAAAAGATTTTTATGAAAATCTTACGAATGAACGAGTTGACTATACTAGTGAAATTGGTTTTGATTTCTACTCAGAATTGCCTGCTCCAGGTGCAAAAGCCGATGGTAGAGGTGAACCTTTGGAAAAATTGATTTCCAACTATGGTGATTCTTATGCCAATGATTCAATTCTTAGTGAAGATGTTATTAGATTTAGACGTTGGGAATGGCAAGATCTGTATAAATCTTTAGATCAGAAAGCTCAGGAAAATCCTGACTATTTGAACACTTATCGTTTACAGGCAGAGGTTTATTTAGTAAATAAAAATTATAAGGAGGCTTTTTCACAGCTAGATAGAATCTTAAGAAGAGATCCAAGCGATATTCATGCCTTATCTTTGTCTATCCTTGCTGCTAAAGTGACAGGTGAAAAGGAGCAAGTAAAAAACCGCCTAGCTGCTTTAAAATATATCTCACCAGAAGCAGAAGAAGCTGTTCATAATGTACTAAAATTTTCTGATTCAAACAATGCTAAGAAAGTAAATTATGGCTCAGACCAACTTACAGATATGGTTCCTGATGTCATTGCAGTTTTTGGTCAATCCCCAAATCCTGATGGTACTCCTTCACCGGCATTGATAACTCGTCTCGAAAAAACAAAAGAAATGGCAGAAAGGTATCCAGATATTCCAATTGTGCTTAGTGGGGGTCCTGTTCGTTACGAATATGCAGAAGCAGATGTAATGGCAAAATGGCTAGTCGAAAATGGAATTTCTGCGGATCGATTGATTTTAGATGATATTGCTCGGGATACACCAGGTAACGCAGTAGGAATGGTTAAAGCGTTCAAAGAATTTGGAGCTAAAAATGTCCTAGCTGTTGGTACAATTTTACACTTACCACGAGCTACAACCGTATTAAAAGTTTATGCGGATGCAGTAGGTTATGACATCACAATTGATTCAGCTGGCGGTGGAACACCTCCTTCGGGATCTAAGCAAGAAGGTGAAAGACTTTACACGTATGTAAATGCTTTGCGTGCAGGTTTCTTATATACTAAGGATGACTTTGATAAGTTTTCTAGAAGAACAGTTAAAGTTACCTTTAAGGACCATGATGGAAAAGTAATTGAAGAACGAGAATACAAGTTAGGTGAAAAAGTTGATTTCCCTACTTTAGCTAGAGATGGCTTTAGTTTAAAAGGTTGGGCAACAAATTCAGAAGGCATAAAACTAGATGAGTTCTTCCCTAAATTAGATACAAAACTTTACGCAATTTGGGAGAAAAATCCTGATAATTTACCGTCAGAAAAACCAAAAGAACCAATCCAAACTGGTTCAAATGTAGTTGTAACTGAAGCTCCAGAGGCTAAAGAAAGTAATAAGAAAGCAGAATCTTCAGCTATCGTCACTAAGGTTTCAGAAGATAAAAAGCATTCACTACCTGAAACTGCCTCTGCGGTATCTCAAACAAAATCTTTACCTAAGACAAATTCAGTTAATAATTTATCTTACTCTTTGTTTGGATTCTGTTTGGTTGGTCTATCTTTTACTGGTCGTAAAAAAAGATCAAAAAATAATATTTAA
- a CDS encoding sigma-70 family RNA polymerase sigma factor encodes MKYYIYVKGEKIPVSEEIYKSYWQVVNHQNYVNRKMIANGVRNFSSFDKAEFNFDELLVDERVDVERIVVTKMIIEKLNEALLTLSDLEFSIIKAIYFEDYSIRQVAKEQELSASSVFRLRNKVLSYLKKFIEK; translated from the coding sequence ATGAAGTATTATATATACGTTAAAGGTGAAAAAATTCCTGTCTCAGAGGAAATTTACAAGTCGTACTGGCAGGTGGTAAACCATCAGAATTATGTCAATCGAAAAATGATTGCAAATGGCGTCCGTAACTTTTCATCATTTGATAAGGCTGAGTTTAATTTCGATGAATTGCTAGTAGATGAACGTGTAGACGTCGAAAGAATAGTCGTTACAAAAATGATAATAGAAAAGTTGAATGAAGCATTATTGACTTTGTCAGATTTGGAGTTTTCAATAATCAAAGCAATATATTTTGAGGATTACTCGATAAGACAAGTTGCTAAAGAGCAAGAATTGTCAGCCTCTAGTGTGTTTAGACTGCGAAATAAGGTTTTAAGTTATCTGAAAAAATTTATTGAGAAATAG
- a CDS encoding DUF3173 family protein translates to MKTITHKELMRLGFAKTTARKIIRQAKNIAIKRFEEADKNSKNAVKLSKSPFDNRRLDLAPLSIVEELLGFSLVEYEEINHD, encoded by the coding sequence ATGAAGACAATAACTCACAAGGAATTAATGAGATTGGGTTTTGCAAAAACTACAGCTAGAAAAATAATACGGCAGGCCAAAAATATTGCAATAAAGAGATTCGAAGAAGCAGACAAAAATAGTAAAAATGCGGTAAAATTAAGTAAATCTCCATTCGACAATAGGCGATTAGACTTAGCGCCGCTATCTATTGTTGAAGAATTATTAGGATTCTCCCTCGTTGAATACGAGGAGATTAACCATGACTAA
- a CDS encoding tyrosine-type recombinase/integrase, with protein MTNRYKGVNKDKKGRIYIQTEFKSNPVTGKRQRYKSYLNRWGKPFDSEKEAYNELCRVRAEFHDKFEYSDYDISYSAFMNSVFLPYYRQTVQGLTYRTAMVHFELFIKEFGDTKLRNITPRMCEQFRVKIIANYSPNYAKQLWCRFKQSLGYAERLEYIKSFPCKALDNPKGKRPETKFWTYEDFLKVIQQFDLTDYEDHLRYVTVWLYYMTGVRVSEGFSLIWSDFNAKKKTLHVQSTLEAIGKGQYFRKLQTKTDAGKRYISLDDETVRILMEWRKIQVSNSKDNFILSRFGEPMVKSTLSRMLKRYALKAGVPIITGKGLRHSHDSFMINVLHLDVVALSHRSGRIDKATTLNTYSHYYQVDNTIGGQIQEILEQSGVAKTQSNKTVAHPTTPHHNQ; from the coding sequence ATGACTAATCGTTATAAAGGTGTAAATAAAGATAAGAAAGGCAGAATATACATACAGACAGAATTTAAATCAAATCCCGTAACAGGTAAAAGACAAAGATATAAAAGTTATTTAAACAGATGGGGGAAACCTTTTGATTCAGAAAAGGAAGCGTACAATGAATTATGTAGAGTGCGTGCAGAGTTTCATGATAAATTTGAATACTCAGATTATGATATTTCATATTCGGCATTCATGAATAGTGTTTTCCTACCATATTACAGACAAACTGTTCAAGGATTAACTTATCGTACTGCCATGGTACATTTTGAATTGTTTATTAAAGAATTTGGTGATACAAAACTAAGAAATATCACACCAAGAATGTGTGAGCAATTTAGAGTAAAAATCATTGCCAATTATTCACCAAACTATGCCAAACAACTATGGTGTAGATTTAAACAATCTTTAGGATATGCAGAACGTTTAGAGTATATAAAATCTTTTCCATGTAAAGCGTTAGATAATCCAAAAGGAAAAAGGCCGGAAACTAAATTCTGGACTTATGAAGATTTTTTAAAAGTTATTCAGCAATTTGACTTGACTGATTATGAAGATCACTTAAGATACGTAACAGTTTGGTTATACTATATGACTGGAGTTCGAGTAAGTGAAGGATTTTCATTGATTTGGTCTGATTTCAATGCTAAGAAAAAAACACTTCATGTCCAATCAACACTTGAAGCGATAGGGAAAGGTCAGTATTTTAGAAAATTACAAACAAAAACTGACGCAGGAAAACGTTATATATCTTTAGATGACGAAACGGTAAGGATATTAATGGAATGGAGAAAAATTCAAGTTTCGAACTCAAAGGATAATTTTATCCTTTCTAGATTCGGTGAACCTATGGTAAAAAGCACCTTATCAAGAATGCTAAAAAGATACGCACTTAAAGCAGGCGTTCCTATTATTACAGGAAAAGGATTAAGGCACTCACATGATTCATTCATGATAAATGTTTTACACTTAGATGTTGTAGCATTATCACACCGATCAGGAAGAATTGATAAAGCAACCACCTTAAATACTTATTCACATTATTATCAAGTTGATAATACAATTGGTGGACAAATTCAGGAAATTTTGGAACAAAGTGGAGTTGCAAAAACACAATCAAATAAAACTGTTGCACACCCCACCACACCCCACCACAATCAATAG
- the rpsP gene encoding 30S ribosomal protein S16, with amino-acid sequence MAVKIRLTRMGSKKKPFYRINVADSRAPRDGRFIETVGTYNPLLAENSVTLKEERVLEWLAKGAQPSDTVRSLLSNAGVLKKFHEQKFSK; translated from the coding sequence ATGGCAGTAAAAATCCGTTTGACTCGTATGGGTTCTAAAAAGAAACCTTTCTACCGTATTAACGTTGCAGACTCACGCGCTCCACGCGATGGTCGTTTCATCGAAACAGTTGGTACTTACAACCCACTTTTGGCTGAAAACTCAGTAACTCTTAAAGAAGAGCGTGTACTTGAGTGGTTGGCAAAAGGTGCACAACCATCTGATACAGTTCGTAGCCTTCTTTCAAACGCTGGCGTATTGAAGAAATTCCACGAGCAAAAATTCTCTAAATAA
- a CDS encoding KH domain-containing protein gives MDMIENLIIAIVKPLISQPDSLTIKIVDTPEFLEYHLDLDKSDIGRIIGKKGRTISAIRTIVYSVPTSDKKVRLVIDEKE, from the coding sequence ATGGACATGATTGAAAATCTCATTATTGCGATTGTGAAACCTTTGATTTCACAGCCTGATAGCTTGACAATTAAAATTGTTGATACACCTGAATTTTTAGAATATCATTTGGATTTGGATAAATCTGATATTGGACGTATCATTGGGAAAAAAGGGCGCACAATTTCTGCAATCAGAACGATTGTCTACTCTGTTCCAACAAGTGATAAAAAAGTTCGTTTAGTGATCGACGAGAAAGAATAA
- a CDS encoding ABC transporter ATP-binding protein → MRLIWTYLKQYPKWIALDLLGAFLFVVVNLGLPTFLARMIDQGITQNDVGQLYYWAGMMGLIVLLGIVGRVTLAYAAGQLTTNIVKDIRNDLYEKIQDYSHHEYEQIGVSSLVARMTNDAFVLMQFAEMVLKLGIITPLMMVASVFMTLVTSPSLAWTVAVAMPFLVFVIFYVATKTRPLSEKQQKRLDTINQYVRENLMGLRVIRAFTREEFQETRFAEVNEEYTETSKKLFNLTGLTEPLFVQIIIAMIVAIVWFALPPLKDGSLQIGDLVAFIEYSFHALFSFLLFANLFNMYPRMSVSSQRIQEVLDMPISISKNEDGITETDTRGYLEFENVTFAYPGETESPVLHNISFKAKPGETIAFIGSTGSGKSSLVNLIPRFYDVTLGRILVDGVDVRRYNLKALRSKIGFIPQKALLFTGTIAENLKYGKLDASLAELHEAADVAQAKDFIESKEEQFDTHLAEGGSNLSGGQKQRLSIARAIVKQPDIYIFDDSFSALDYRTDAILRSRLKEVTENATVLIVAQRVGTIMDANQIIVLNEGEIVGRGTHNELMESNEIYREIANSQLNRQSLTEE, encoded by the coding sequence ATGCGATTGATTTGGACCTATTTGAAACAATATCCCAAGTGGATTGCCTTGGACTTGTTGGGAGCCTTCTTATTTGTAGTGGTAAACCTAGGCCTGCCGACATTTTTGGCAAGAATGATTGATCAAGGGATTACACAAAACGATGTTGGGCAGCTTTACTACTGGGCAGGAATGATGGGCTTGATTGTCTTGCTTGGTATTGTTGGACGAGTAACCTTAGCCTATGCGGCTGGACAGTTGACAACCAATATTGTCAAGGATATTCGGAATGATCTGTACGAAAAAATTCAGGACTATTCTCATCATGAATATGAGCAGATTGGTGTTTCTTCTCTAGTTGCTCGTATGACCAATGATGCTTTTGTTTTGATGCAGTTTGCGGAGATGGTACTGAAACTGGGAATTATCACACCTTTGATGATGGTTGCTTCTGTTTTCATGACCTTGGTAACCAGTCCAAGTCTGGCCTGGACAGTAGCAGTAGCCATGCCTTTTCTGGTTTTTGTTATTTTCTATGTTGCAACCAAAACTCGTCCTCTTTCTGAAAAGCAACAGAAACGATTGGACACTATCAACCAATATGTTCGTGAAAATCTTATGGGCTTGCGGGTCATTCGTGCCTTTACGCGTGAAGAGTTCCAAGAAACTCGTTTTGCAGAGGTCAATGAAGAATATACTGAAACATCCAAAAAACTCTTTAACCTGACTGGTCTGACAGAGCCACTCTTTGTCCAGATTATCATTGCCATGATTGTGGCTATTGTCTGGTTTGCCCTGCCTCCTTTGAAAGATGGCAGTTTGCAGATTGGGGATTTGGTAGCCTTTATCGAATACAGTTTCCATGCCCTATTCTCATTCTTGCTCTTTGCCAACTTGTTTAACATGTATCCACGGATGTCGGTATCGAGCCAACGGATTCAGGAAGTCTTGGACATGCCTATCTCTATTTCTAAGAATGAAGACGGCATAACTGAAACAGACACTCGTGGCTATTTGGAATTTGAAAATGTGACCTTTGCCTACCCTGGTGAAACAGAGTCGCCTGTGCTGCACAATATTTCCTTCAAAGCTAAGCCTGGTGAAACGATTGCCTTTATTGGTTCAACAGGTTCTGGTAAGTCTTCCTTGGTCAACTTGATTCCGCGTTTCTATGATGTAACTCTAGGACGAATCTTGGTAGACGGGGTGGATGTCAGACGTTACAATCTAAAGGCACTCCGTAGTAAGATTGGCTTTATTCCGCAGAAAGCTCTGCTATTTACCGGAACCATCGCTGAAAACCTCAAATACGGGAAGCTAGACGCGAGTTTGGCGGAGTTGCATGAGGCGGCGGATGTGGCCCAGGCCAAAGATTTTATCGAGAGCAAGGAAGAGCAGTTTGACACCCACTTAGCAGAGGGTGGTAGCAACCTGTCAGGTGGTCAGAAGCAACGTCTGTCTATTGCCCGAGCTATTGTCAAGCAGCCCGATATTTATATCTTTGATGATTCATTCTCTGCCTTGGATTACAGGACGGATGCCATTTTGCGTAGTCGTTTGAAAGAAGTGACGGAGAATGCGACGGTGCTAATTGTGGCCCAACGGGTCGGAACCATTATGGATGCGAACCAGATTATCGTGCTGAACGAAGGTGAAATCGTTGGTCGCGGTACCCACAATGAATTGATGGAAAGCAATGAGATTTATCGTGAAATTGCTAATTCTCAGCTTAACCGTCAATCTCTGACAGAAGAATAG
- a CDS encoding ABC transporter ATP-binding protein, which produces MKNKSVFTRVWDYLRRYQSSVFLAVFLKTISAVMNALEPFVLGLIITELTKNLLDIANGVEGAEINVSYIAIMLGLYALRALMYEIGAYGSNYFMTKAVQGATKELRQDLSHKINKIPVSYFDKHQYGDLLGRFTSDVETVSNALQQSFLQLVNAVLTLSLAIFMCFWLDVSLALVVVTLVPVTYFGSKFVMGKSQPYFKQQADALGRLNGFVQENLTGFNVLKLYGREEISTEEFRQITADLQEVGFKASFMSGLLMPLVHGLSNIAYVVVALLSGLKVLAGTLTVGNMQAFVQYVWQISQPVQTLTQLAPQLQSAKSSLERIFSVLDELDEEDANALELTESLTGQVSFEQVEFGYSEDKPLIRNFNLDVQPGEMVAIVGPTGAGKTTLINLLMRFYDVTSGSIKVDGQDIRNISRQSYRSQFGMVLQDAWLYEGTIKENLRFGRLDATDEEIVEAAKAANVDHFIRTLPGGYNMEMNQESSNISQGQKQLLTIARALLADPAILILDEATSSVDTRLELLIQKAMKRLMKGRTSFVIAHRLSTIQEADKILVLKDGQITEQGNHDSLLADKGFYYNLYQSQFSQSNTLRKSKADVVDLI; this is translated from the coding sequence ATGAAGAATAAATCAGTATTTACTCGTGTTTGGGACTATTTGCGTCGTTACCAATCTTCTGTATTTTTAGCCGTTTTTCTAAAGACCATCAGTGCAGTTATGAATGCCTTAGAACCCTTTGTACTGGGGCTCATCATTACAGAATTGACCAAGAATTTGCTGGATATTGCTAATGGAGTAGAAGGGGCGGAAATAAATGTTTCCTATATCGCCATCATGCTTGGTCTGTACGCACTCCGTGCCCTCATGTATGAAATCGGCGCCTATGGTTCCAACTATTTTATGACAAAAGCAGTGCAGGGTGCGACAAAGGAATTGCGTCAGGATTTAAGCCACAAGATTAACAAAATTCCTGTTTCTTACTTTGATAAGCACCAGTATGGTGACTTGCTGGGGCGATTTACCAGCGATGTGGAAACTGTTTCGAATGCCTTACAGCAAAGTTTTCTTCAGTTGGTTAATGCTGTATTGACCCTCTCTCTAGCCATTTTCATGTGTTTCTGGTTGGATGTATCCCTAGCACTTGTAGTCGTAACCTTGGTTCCAGTGACCTATTTTGGTTCTAAGTTTGTCATGGGCAAATCCCAGCCTTATTTCAAACAGCAGGCGGATGCCCTCGGTCGTTTGAACGGCTTTGTCCAAGAAAATCTGACTGGTTTTAACGTTCTCAAACTTTACGGTCGTGAAGAAATTTCTACAGAAGAGTTTCGCCAGATTACCGCAGATTTGCAGGAAGTTGGTTTCAAGGCTAGTTTCATGTCTGGCTTGCTCATGCCTCTGGTTCATGGCTTGTCAAATATCGCCTATGTCGTCGTTGCCCTGCTTTCTGGTCTGAAAGTACTTGCAGGTACATTGACTGTTGGTAATATGCAGGCCTTCGTCCAATACGTCTGGCAGATTTCTCAGCCCGTCCAAACCTTGACCCAGTTGGCACCCCAGTTGCAGTCTGCCAAATCCTCCCTTGAACGCATCTTTTCAGTCCTAGATGAGCTTGATGAAGAAGACGCCAATGCGCTAGAGTTGACAGAAAGTCTGACTGGACAAGTCAGCTTTGAACAGGTCGAATTTGGCTATTCAGAAGACAAGCCACTCATCCGTAACTTTAATCTTGATGTTCAACCAGGTGAAATGGTGGCCATCGTTGGACCAACAGGGGCTGGTAAGACAACCCTTATCAATCTTCTCATGCGTTTCTACGATGTGACATCAGGTTCTATCAAAGTGGATGGTCAGGACATTCGAAATATTTCGCGTCAATCCTACCGTAGTCAATTTGGTATGGTCTTACAAGATGCTTGGCTCTATGAAGGAACCATCAAGGAAAACCTGCGTTTTGGACGTCTGGATGCGACAGATGAGGAAATTGTGGAAGCTGCCAAAGCTGCCAACGTTGACCACTTTATCCGTACCCTGCCTGGCGGTTATAATATGGAAATGAACCAGGAATCCAGCAATATCTCCCAAGGTCAGAAACAGCTTTTGACCATTGCGCGTGCCTTGTTGGCGGATCCTGCTATTCTGATCCTTGACGAAGCGACTTCTTCAGTCGATACCCGTTTGGAACTTTTGATTCAAAAGGCCATGAAACGATTGATGAAGGGGCGGACAAGTTTTGTCATTGCCCACCGTCTATCAACTATTCAAGAAGCTGATAAGATTTTGGTCTTGAAAGATGGACAGATCACCGAACAAGGTAATCATGACAGCCTTTTGGCGGACAAGGGGTTCTATTATAATCTATACCAAAGTCAGTTTAGTCAATCTAATACTCTTCGAAAATCAAAAGCAGACGTTGTTGACTTGATTTGA
- a CDS encoding polysaccharide deacetylase family protein: MKHSRLNTLNRKQKRKRRTRIEHFLDLLPLIVLFTILGFLIFQVTQQMTVKQASTYSSSTQIKETTATTTSNTSSSTAITWEVQSEPVKLPILMYHAIHVMAPEEEANANLIVDPVTFESHLKALQEAGYYTLSPEEAYKVLTENVLPAGKKVVWLTFDDSLWDFYSHAYPLLKQYQMKATNNVITGFTEYEQAGHLTIEQIKEMQAAGLSFQGHTVNHPDLEYSTIETQTEELTASKAYLDSQLNQETIAIAYPGGRYSADTVALTEQAGYKLGVTTNNGLASASDGLLTLNRVRILPTTTAENLLAEIAY; this comes from the coding sequence ATGAAACATTCCAGACTGAATACTCTGAATAGAAAACAAAAGCGAAAAAGAAGGACTAGAATTGAGCATTTCTTAGACCTACTCCCCCTAATTGTTTTGTTTACCATACTTGGCTTCCTCATCTTTCAAGTCACACAACAAATGACTGTAAAACAAGCTAGTACTTATTCCTCTAGCACGCAGATAAAAGAAACTACAGCTACTACAACATCCAACACTTCTAGCTCAACTGCTATTACTTGGGAAGTTCAGTCTGAACCTGTCAAACTGCCTATTCTCATGTACCATGCCATTCATGTCATGGCGCCTGAGGAAGAAGCCAATGCAAATTTGATAGTAGATCCAGTAACATTTGAAAGTCACCTCAAAGCCTTACAAGAGGCAGGTTATTACACACTTTCACCTGAAGAGGCCTATAAGGTGCTCACTGAAAACGTCCTACCAGCTGGGAAAAAAGTGGTCTGGCTGACCTTTGATGATAGCCTATGGGATTTTTATAGCCATGCCTACCCTCTGCTCAAGCAGTATCAAATGAAAGCAACCAACAATGTCATTACAGGTTTTACGGAATATGAACAGGCTGGACACCTAACCATTGAACAAATCAAGGAAATGCAGGCTGCTGGTCTGTCCTTCCAAGGCCACACAGTCAACCATCCTGACCTGGAATACAGTACAATTGAAACGCAAACAGAAGAACTAACTGCATCCAAGGCCTATCTAGATAGCCAATTAAATCAAGAAACCATCGCCATTGCCTATCCAGGTGGTCGCTACTCAGCAGATACCGTTGCCTTGACGGAGCAGGCCGGCTATAAACTTGGCGTGACAACTAACAATGGCTTAGCTTCAGCAAGTGATGGGCTACTGACCCTCAATCGTGTTCGAATTCTACCAACTACTACAGCAGAAAATCTACTAGCTGAAATCGCCTATTAA